The genomic DNA TTCGGGTTCAGGCCGATGCCGAACTCGCCCGCGAGCCTGGCCTCATCATCGACGCTTGAAAGCTCCTCAACACGCCTGATAAGGTCCTTGTCCTTTGATTCCAGCGATACGATATATCCGCCCTTAACCTTGATGGTGAGGTCTTCCTTTACCTGTCCGATGTCCCCTATGCTTCCGTCGCAGACAATAGTGCCGTTCATGCTATGCTCTACCGGGGCGCACCACATCTCGCCCGAAGGAAGATTGCCCATTTCTCCCGGGTGAATGGTGATGTCATCGCGGAAGTCGCGGCCTTCGATGCTGAACATGAGGTCGGTGCCTTTTTTAGTGGTCAGCCTTACAGTCTTTACACCCTTGAATTTTTCTTTTAATCTTTCCGAGTTCGCCTTTATCGCCTTAAAATCAGCGGTCATCGGGTACTTTATCATATCGATAGTTATGCTCGGGGAGTGGCCTACCCTTGCCCCATACTGTGATTCTTCATGATGGAGGTTAATGCGGAACGGCGTCTCTTCGCCTATTCCCTTGAACTGGTTGAACACAAGGTTCGGCTTCAGTTCGCTTAAAAGCTTATTAAGTTCTGCAGGCGTCTTTTTCAACGGCCTCCCCGCTTCAGGAAGCTTATAGCCGGACACCTTTACGCCCACCATCTCCAGGGCTTTCTTAGTGGTCTCCATCACTTCTCTTGCATACTCATCATAAACTATCAGGGCAACGTCCCCGCTTTTAATATCCATGATCTCGATAAGCGAATCCTTAAGCTTTTCCGCAATACCATTCATACTAATACCTCAGGTTTTTCTCCAGCTCTCTTATCAGTGGGTACTCGTCAATACCGTAATATCCCAGATTCTTAGCCATCTGGTCACAATTGAACTTCTGCCCGATACTCCAGATATCCTTCAGATACTCTCCGCAATCCTTTATGTTCCACCACACAGTCCCGAAGTCGTCGACGAGCGCATTCCTCAGCTGGACCTCGAACATCCAGGCGCGCAGATAGTTGGCACAATAGAATCCGGGGTCGCAATCATACAGGTACTGGTTCTCCGGATGCTTGAACTTG from Methanooceanicella nereidis includes the following:
- a CDS encoding aminopeptidase; its protein translation is MNGIAEKLKDSLIEIMDIKSGDVALIVYDEYAREVMETTKKALEMVGVKVSGYKLPEAGRPLKKTPAELNKLLSELKPNLVFNQFKGIGEETPFRINLHHEESQYGARVGHSPSITIDMIKYPMTADFKAIKANSERLKEKFKGVKTVRLTTKKGTDLMFSIEGRDFRDDITIHPGEMGNLPSGEMWCAPVEHSMNGTIVCDGSIGDIGQVKEDLTIKVKGGYIVSLESKDKDLIRRVEELSSVDDEARLAGEFGIGLNPKARLTGILLEDEKVGGTLHIAFGANEDMPGGQNHSMTHRDYLFKEPSIINVDTGEYIMKDGKILI